Proteins encoded within one genomic window of Bradyrhizobium sp. AZCC 1719:
- a CDS encoding amino acid adenylation domain-containing protein, with amino-acid sequence MTDIALLRRELLHRRVAAASMGRLASQDIARRGAAEAPLSHAQERLWFLEQLGLAGGSYNIAVAVRLTGRLDVAALSAALSEVVRRHEALRTRFESRGDGAVQVIDPPWPVALSPQAVEPRQARQRADAIMQQPFDLARDRLLRVALLQLSPDVHVLVLAMHHVVSDGWSMGVLVREVETLYAALAAGRPSPLPALPIQYADYAVWQRRWLADAALTRQLGYWTEQLSGAPAGLELAADRPRPAVPSFRGGLRTFTVDPGRTAALIKLARQEGATLFMALLAAFNVLLARWSGQDDVVVGTPIAGRTRAETEGLIGFFVNMLALRTDLTGAPSFRDVLRRVKAVALEAYAHQDLPFEKLVEALHPIRDLSREPIFQVVFALQNMPQRPTHMAGLSIEPFDSGAVPAKFDLELSVAEVDGGLSASLVYATDLFDDSTIERLVGHFGRILDGIVAEPDRRIRELALLGEAERRQLLADWNGPAALYPQDRCLHELFAEQAARRPDAIAVVLEDQTLSYGELERRANRLAHHLRALGVGPDVVVGLCVERSLDMAVGVLGILKAGGAYLPLDPRYPADRLAYMLADAKVTVLLTQEALADRLPAPAARLVRLDTDWPDIARQPETPPASGVDADHLAYVIYTSGSTGRPKGVMIPHRGIMNLAEAQLAQLPLAPTDRILQFASISFDAAVWDVVMSWRVGAALVLAEPRDLMPGEPLRDLLIRQRITTVLLPPTALAALPAAALPDLTTLIVGGEACSAEMLRPWLSGRSVLNAYGPTEASVCTTMFLCAGDRRPPIGRPLPNARIYVLDQQMEPVPVGVAGELYIGGAGLARGYLLRPGLTAERFVPNPFADGERLYRTGDLVRWRADGELDFLGRLDTQVKLRGFRIELGEIEATLLSDANVAQAVVVAREDAAGKRLVAYVVPRQDAMKDATPDAAFDLGELRRQLQHKLPDYMVPAALVKLDQLPLTPNGKLDRNALPAPDRHREAEHQPPRNPVETVLAGLFAEILGLERVGINENFFELGGDSIQSIQVVSRARAAGVAITPRQIFQYQTVATLAHVAEQPAAATEVDVTSGAAPLTPIQRWFFEQPGPIEHFNQAVLLEVPADIRHARLERALASLLIHHDALRSRFVRRPTGWQQEYLAADEVAPIAVAHFDMAELMPDARIEQMEIAATTLQQSLDPVAGRLVAAAWFDFGADTPGRLLLAIHHLVVDGVSWRILIEDLIAGYGQLERSETVELPGKTTSFKSWATRLQNHAEDVAVSSELDFWTAACHEAPDLPIDHAVDLRHATYGQTEGLTLLLTAEETQALLTAVPQAYHSRINDALLAALSVALAGWRAARGEAETATLVDLEGHGREDLFAAVDLSRTIGWFTTMFPVRLDAGRLDLEQVMAGGPAAGAALRRVKEHLRAVPHGGIGWGLLRYLNEQTAEALRSLPRAKISFNYLGRFDEGPDSGWRLAAESSGLTIAPNRGRDHLIEVVALVKDGTLQIQWRWWPAAHDRASIVDLAECFAAALRGLIRHCATRGISSHTPSDFALAQLDETRLNALQQRYPDLEDIWPLAPMQHVMLSHARRSPDSVAYHEQLCLTLEGDLDRAALEAAWRELTIRHAAMRVAIADDVEEAPLQVVRRDAKLPWRADDWSGLDVQVAERRLQNLLAEDRAQGFDLASGMLLRVCLLRHSRVRHSMILSFHHLLLDGWSIPIMLRELLAFYQSARQRRPAALPSARPYRDYLAWLAAADRTASEAFWRNRLAGLAPHRLDLPAGESEASPDAAGEHRATLSEQLTAQLQALAQAQRLTMNTLIQGAWALALGRHTADDDLIFGMTTAGRPGELPGVERMVGLCINTLPRRVRLDPTARVTDWLVDLQAQQAEEQSHDGCSLIDIRRWSGAPADEALFESVIVFENYPVGPTLADQAAVSATELRVGAIASFEEGVHFPLCLVAAPGARIKLRVIFGRRRFDAAAISQLADDLVSLLTAIAADPGQRLAALWSDIAGAEPPYRTAPIDTIDPPNPVSPP; translated from the coding sequence ATGACGGACATTGCATTGCTGCGGCGTGAGCTGCTGCATCGACGGGTCGCGGCTGCGTCCATGGGACGGCTTGCCTCCCAAGACATCGCGCGCCGCGGAGCCGCCGAGGCCCCGCTGTCGCATGCGCAGGAGCGGCTGTGGTTTTTGGAGCAGCTTGGGCTTGCGGGCGGCAGCTACAACATTGCGGTGGCGGTGCGGCTGACGGGCCGGCTCGATGTTGCGGCGCTGTCGGCGGCGCTGAGCGAGGTGGTGCGGCGGCACGAAGCGTTGCGCACGCGGTTCGAGAGCCGCGGCGATGGCGCGGTCCAGGTGATCGATCCGCCCTGGCCGGTGGCGCTTTCGCCGCAGGCGGTCGAGCCGCGGCAGGCCCGGCAGCGCGCCGATGCCATCATGCAGCAGCCGTTCGATCTGGCGCGCGACCGGCTGCTGCGCGTGGCGCTGTTGCAGCTCTCGCCGGACGTTCATGTGCTGGTGCTGGCGATGCATCATGTGGTGTCCGACGGCTGGTCGATGGGCGTCCTGGTGCGCGAGGTCGAAACGCTGTATGCGGCGCTTGCGGCCGGCCGGCCCTCGCCGCTCCCCGCCCTGCCGATCCAATATGCCGACTACGCGGTGTGGCAGCGGCGCTGGCTGGCGGATGCCGCGCTGACGCGGCAGCTCGGCTATTGGACGGAGCAACTGTCCGGCGCGCCGGCGGGGCTGGAGCTGGCGGCCGATCGGCCGCGCCCGGCGGTGCCGAGCTTTCGCGGGGGGTTGCGCACCTTCACCGTCGACCCGGGCCGCACCGCCGCGCTGATCAAGCTGGCGCGCCAGGAGGGCGCGACGCTGTTCATGGCGCTATTGGCGGCGTTCAATGTGCTGCTGGCGCGCTGGAGCGGCCAGGACGATGTGGTGGTCGGCACCCCGATTGCCGGGCGGACCCGCGCCGAGACCGAAGGCCTGATCGGGTTCTTCGTCAACATGCTGGCGTTGCGCACCGACCTCACCGGCGCGCCGTCGTTCCGCGACGTGCTGCGGCGGGTGAAGGCGGTCGCGCTCGAGGCCTATGCGCATCAGGACCTGCCGTTCGAGAAGCTGGTCGAGGCCCTGCATCCGATCCGCGACTTGAGCCGCGAGCCGATCTTCCAGGTGGTGTTCGCGCTGCAGAACATGCCGCAGCGGCCGACCCACATGGCCGGCCTGTCGATCGAACCGTTCGACAGCGGCGCGGTGCCGGCCAAGTTCGATCTCGAGCTCTCGGTGGCCGAAGTCGACGGCGGCCTGTCGGCCTCGCTGGTCTACGCCACCGATCTGTTCGACGACAGCACCATCGAGCGGCTGGTGGGCCACTTCGGGCGGATCCTGGACGGCATCGTGGCGGAGCCGGACCGGCGCATCCGCGAACTGGCGCTGCTCGGCGAGGCCGAACGCCGGCAACTGCTCGCGGACTGGAACGGCCCCGCGGCGCTCTATCCGCAGGATCGCTGCCTGCATGAGCTGTTTGCCGAGCAGGCGGCGCGGCGGCCCGACGCCATCGCCGTGGTGCTGGAGGATCAGACGCTGAGTTACGGCGAACTCGAGCGCCGCGCCAACCGGCTTGCCCATCATCTGCGCGCGCTCGGCGTCGGCCCCGACGTCGTGGTCGGCCTGTGCGTCGAGCGCTCGCTGGACATGGCGGTCGGTGTGCTCGGCATCCTCAAGGCCGGCGGCGCCTACCTGCCGCTCGACCCGCGCTACCCCGCCGACCGTCTCGCCTACATGCTGGCCGACGCCAAGGTGACGGTGCTGCTCACCCAGGAGGCGCTGGCCGATCGCCTGCCCGCGCCGGCCGCCAGGCTGGTGCGGCTCGACACCGATTGGCCTGACATCGCCCGGCAACCGGAAACGCCGCCGGCCAGCGGCGTCGATGCCGATCATCTTGCCTATGTGATCTACACCTCGGGCTCGACCGGCCGGCCCAAGGGCGTGATGATCCCGCACCGTGGCATCATGAACCTCGCCGAGGCGCAGCTCGCCCAGCTGCCGCTCGCCCCCACCGACCGCATCCTGCAGTTCGCCTCGATCAGCTTCGATGCCGCGGTGTGGGACGTGGTGATGAGCTGGCGGGTCGGTGCCGCGCTGGTGCTTGCCGAGCCGCGCGATCTGATGCCCGGCGAACCGCTGCGCGACCTTTTGATCCGGCAGCGCATCACCACGGTGCTGCTGCCGCCCACCGCGCTGGCGGCGCTGCCGGCGGCGGCGCTGCCCGACCTCACAACCCTGATCGTCGGCGGCGAGGCCTGCTCCGCCGAGATGCTGCGACCCTGGCTGTCCGGCCGCAGCGTGCTCAATGCCTATGGCCCGACCGAGGCCAGCGTGTGCACCACCATGTTCCTCTGCGCCGGGGATCGCCGGCCGCCGATCGGCCGGCCGTTGCCCAATGCCCGCATTTATGTGCTGGACCAGCAAATGGAGCCGGTGCCGGTCGGGGTGGCGGGCGAGCTCTACATCGGCGGCGCCGGCCTGGCGCGCGGCTATCTGCTGCGGCCCGGCCTCACCGCCGAGCGGTTCGTGCCAAACCCGTTCGCCGACGGCGAACGGCTCTACCGCACCGGCGACCTGGTGCGCTGGCGCGCCGACGGTGAGCTCGACTTCCTCGGCCGGCTCGACACCCAGGTCAAGCTGCGCGGCTTCCGCATCGAACTCGGCGAGATCGAGGCCACCCTGTTGTCGGACGCCAATGTCGCCCAGGCCGTGGTGGTGGCGCGGGAGGACGCCGCCGGCAAGCGGCTGGTGGCCTATGTGGTGCCGCGCCAGGACGCAATGAAGGACGCGACACCCGACGCGGCCTTCGACCTCGGCGAATTGCGCCGCCAGCTCCAGCACAAGCTGCCCGACTACATGGTGCCGGCCGCCCTGGTGAAACTCGACCAGCTACCGCTCACCCCCAACGGCAAGCTCGACCGCAACGCCCTGCCGGCCCCCGACCGCCACCGCGAAGCAGAGCACCAGCCGCCGCGCAATCCGGTCGAGACCGTGCTCGCCGGACTGTTCGCCGAAATCCTCGGCCTCGAACGCGTCGGCATCAACGAAAACTTCTTCGAACTCGGCGGCGACTCGATCCAGTCCATTCAAGTGGTATCGCGCGCGCGAGCCGCGGGCGTGGCGATTACTCCGAGGCAGATCTTCCAATACCAGACGGTGGCAACGCTGGCCCACGTCGCCGAGCAGCCGGCGGCAGCAACCGAGGTCGACGTCACCAGCGGCGCAGCGCCGCTGACGCCGATCCAGCGCTGGTTCTTCGAGCAGCCCGGACCGATCGAACATTTCAACCAGGCGGTGCTGCTGGAAGTCCCGGCCGACATCCGACATGCTCGTCTCGAACGCGCACTCGCATCCCTCTTGATCCATCATGACGCACTCCGCAGCCGATTTGTTCGAAGGCCCACGGGCTGGCAGCAGGAATATCTGGCTGCGGACGAGGTGGCGCCCATCGCGGTTGCGCATTTCGACATGGCTGAGCTCATGCCCGATGCGCGGATCGAACAGATGGAGATTGCCGCGACCACGCTGCAGCAGAGCCTCGATCCGGTTGCCGGTCGTCTGGTTGCGGCCGCATGGTTCGACTTCGGCGCCGATACGCCGGGCCGCCTGCTGTTGGCCATCCACCACCTTGTCGTGGACGGCGTGTCCTGGCGGATCCTGATCGAGGACTTGATCGCGGGCTATGGCCAACTCGAACGCAGCGAGACCGTCGAGCTTCCAGGCAAGACTACGTCATTCAAGAGCTGGGCGACACGACTCCAAAACCATGCCGAGGATGTTGCAGTCTCGAGCGAACTCGATTTCTGGACCGCCGCCTGCCACGAGGCGCCTGACCTGCCGATCGACCACGCCGTCGATCTACGCCACGCCACCTACGGTCAAACGGAGGGGCTGACGCTTCTGCTCACGGCCGAGGAGACGCAGGCGCTGCTGACCGCCGTGCCGCAGGCCTATCACAGCCGGATCAACGATGCGCTCCTCGCCGCGTTGTCCGTCGCCCTGGCCGGCTGGCGCGCTGCGCGCGGAGAGGCCGAAACGGCCACGCTCGTCGATCTCGAGGGTCACGGTCGCGAGGATCTGTTCGCCGCAGTCGACCTGTCGCGGACCATCGGCTGGTTCACCACCATGTTTCCTGTCAGACTCGATGCCGGGCGGCTGGACCTCGAACAGGTCATGGCCGGCGGGCCCGCGGCCGGCGCAGCACTCCGGCGCGTCAAGGAGCATCTGCGTGCGGTGCCGCACGGCGGCATCGGCTGGGGCCTGTTGCGCTACCTCAATGAGCAGACGGCCGAAGCATTGCGGTCGCTGCCACGCGCCAAGATCAGCTTCAATTATCTTGGCCGTTTTGATGAGGGGCCCGATTCCGGATGGCGCTTGGCGGCTGAAAGTTCCGGGCTGACGATCGCGCCGAATCGCGGCAGGGATCATCTGATCGAGGTTGTGGCGTTGGTAAAGGACGGCACGCTGCAGATCCAGTGGCGATGGTGGCCTGCCGCGCATGATCGAGCTTCGATCGTCGACCTGGCGGAATGCTTCGCAGCGGCGCTGCGCGGCCTGATTCGCCATTGCGCGACCCGTGGTATCAGCAGCCATACGCCTTCCGACTTTGCTTTGGCTCAGCTTGACGAGACCCGCCTCAACGCGTTGCAGCAGCGCTATCCGGATCTCGAAGACATCTGGCCGCTGGCTCCCATGCAGCACGTTATGCTCTCGCATGCACGCCGGTCACCGGACAGTGTGGCCTACCATGAGCAATTGTGCCTGACGCTTGAGGGGGATCTCGACCGAGCGGCGCTGGAAGCGGCGTGGCGCGAATTGACTATCCGGCATGCCGCAATGCGCGTCGCCATCGCTGACGACGTCGAGGAAGCACCGCTGCAGGTGGTGCGACGGGATGCCAAGCTGCCGTGGCGCGCCGACGACTGGTCGGGGCTCGATGTGCAAGTCGCCGAACGCCGCCTCCAGAACCTGCTCGCGGAGGACCGGGCGCAAGGTTTCGATCTTGCCTCTGGCATGCTGCTGCGGGTCTGTCTGCTGCGTCACTCGCGTGTACGCCACAGCATGATCCTGAGCTTTCATCACCTGCTATTGGACGGGTGGTCGATCCCGATCATGCTGCGCGAGCTCTTGGCGTTCTATCAGTCTGCGCGGCAGCGTCGACCGGCGGCCTTGCCGTCGGCGCGACCTTATCGCGATTACCTGGCATGGCTTGCTGCGGCGGATCGAACCGCCAGCGAAGCGTTCTGGCGCAACCGCCTGGCGGGCCTCGCGCCGCACCGGCTCGATCTGCCGGCGGGAGAATCCGAGGCATCGCCCGATGCGGCGGGCGAGCACCGCGCAACTCTCTCGGAGCAGCTAACTGCGCAACTGCAGGCGCTGGCGCAGGCACAGCGGCTGACAATGAACACACTCATTCAGGGGGCATGGGCCTTGGCACTAGGGCGCCACACAGCGGATGACGACTTGATCTTCGGGATGACCACCGCAGGTCGCCCCGGCGAGCTCCCAGGCGTCGAGCGGATGGTCGGGTTGTGCATCAACACGCTGCCGCGCCGCGTACGACTGGACCCGACGGCACGGGTGACGGATTGGCTCGTGGATTTGCAGGCCCAACAAGCCGAGGAACAGAGCCATGACGGCTGCTCGTTGATCGACATCCGACGCTGGAGCGGCGCTCCGGCCGACGAGGCGCTGTTCGAGTCGGTGATTGTCTTCGAGAATTATCCGGTTGGACCAACGCTTGCGGACCAGGCGGCTGTATCGGCGACCGAATTGCGAGTCGGTGCCATAGCGAGCTTCGAGGAGGGCGTTCACTTTCCGCTATGCCTGGTCGCAGCGCCCGGCGCGCGGATAAAGTTGCGGGTTATCTTCGGTCGTCGACGTTTCGATGCAGCCGCGATCAGTCAACTCGCGGATGACCTCGTGAGCCTGCTGACGGCGATCGCTGCCGATCCCGGGCAACGGTTGGCCGCGCTATGGTCGGACATCGCAGGCGCTGAGCCACCCTATCGGACGGCGCCGATCGATACGATCGATCCGCCGAACCCGGTGAGCCCGCCGTGA
- a CDS encoding MATE family efflux transporter has protein sequence MNLQNPPSRVRRHHAPADPSSTTHEAPVPPASTRGPASPPQLHQFDEKQLWRAMAWFVVPQTANAVLQLFSGTITAIYFGQLLGPWALAVASVFFPIFLLLVSFLIGVITGGIVLVGRAYGAGDTQQIKSVTGTTLCVCALVSIAIAAVGYRFTPELLAVMATPPDILSPAVAYARVTFVSLPIMTLFFAYTYLLRGTGDARTPFLATALCIAISLLLTPALIEGWSGLPKLAVTSAPCANLVACTISLPALMAYLAVRRHPMAFDRELLRRVRIDPAIARSFLAIGVPAGVQMAMASLSEVAVVFLVNAFGSSATAAYGAVNQVVGYLLAPMQGVALAATAFAAQAVGARRADRLGAITRIATVLNVLIGAPVVCVICLFPQIVLSWFITDPDTLSIASRALRIALWSYLLFGIGNVLAGVMRATGVVVWPAGITIAAIWLVQLPIAYLVSRWIGLDGIWIGYPAGFIAALLAQVIYYGLVWRHRPHQ, from the coding sequence GTGAACCTGCAAAACCCGCCATCGCGCGTGCGCCGGCACCACGCCCCCGCCGATCCCAGCAGCACCACCCATGAGGCGCCGGTCCCGCCGGCGTCAACCCGGGGGCCGGCATCCCCGCCGCAACTTCATCAATTCGACGAAAAGCAGTTGTGGCGGGCAATGGCGTGGTTCGTCGTGCCGCAGACGGCAAATGCCGTGCTTCAATTGTTCTCCGGCACCATCACGGCGATTTATTTCGGGCAGCTTCTCGGCCCATGGGCACTGGCCGTCGCCTCGGTGTTCTTTCCGATCTTCCTTCTGCTGGTCTCGTTTTTGATCGGCGTCATCACCGGCGGCATCGTTCTCGTCGGTCGCGCCTATGGCGCCGGCGATACGCAGCAGATCAAGAGTGTGACCGGAACCACCCTGTGCGTCTGCGCCTTGGTCAGCATTGCCATCGCGGCAGTCGGCTATCGCTTCACTCCGGAACTGCTGGCCGTGATGGCAACGCCGCCGGATATTCTATCGCCTGCCGTTGCTTACGCGCGCGTGACGTTCGTCTCGTTGCCGATCATGACATTGTTTTTCGCCTACACCTATCTTCTGCGCGGCACCGGCGATGCGCGGACGCCGTTCCTGGCGACGGCCTTGTGCATCGCCATCAGCCTGCTACTGACGCCGGCCCTGATCGAAGGCTGGTCCGGACTGCCGAAGCTTGCGGTGACGAGCGCCCCGTGCGCCAATCTCGTAGCCTGCACGATATCGCTTCCGGCCCTCATGGCCTATCTTGCGGTCCGGCGACACCCGATGGCGTTCGACCGGGAGCTGTTGCGCCGAGTTCGGATCGACCCGGCGATCGCCCGATCGTTCCTGGCCATCGGCGTTCCCGCCGGTGTCCAGATGGCGATGGCTTCGCTGTCCGAAGTGGCAGTGGTCTTTCTCGTTAACGCTTTCGGATCGAGCGCGACCGCCGCTTACGGGGCCGTCAACCAGGTGGTCGGATATCTGCTGGCGCCGATGCAGGGTGTAGCGCTTGCCGCCACGGCGTTTGCGGCGCAGGCCGTTGGCGCGCGGCGAGCCGACCGGCTCGGAGCGATCACGCGGATTGCGACGGTGCTGAACGTTCTGATTGGCGCGCCGGTGGTCTGCGTCATCTGCCTGTTCCCGCAGATTGTCCTTTCGTGGTTCATAACCGATCCCGATACGCTGTCGATCGCCAGCCGCGCCTTACGGATCGCGCTCTGGAGCTATCTGTTGTTCGGAATCGGCAACGTCCTCGCCGGCGTCATGCGAGCGACCGGCGTGGTAGTGTGGCCAGCGGGCATTACGATTGCCGCAATCTGGCTGGTCCAATTGCCCATCGCGTACCTGGTCTCCCGCTGGATCGGGCTGGACGGCATCTGGATCGGCTACCCGGCCGGCTTCATCGCCGCGCTGCTTGCTCAAGTGATCTACTATGGTTTGGTTTGGCGGCATCGGCCCCACCAATGA
- a CDS encoding 4Fe-4S dicluster domain-containing protein: MPLASYQTSVPVVVDDAKCIADKGCTVCVDVCPLDVLRISDMTGKAYMAYDECWYCMPCEADCPTGAVTVNIPYLLR; the protein is encoded by the coding sequence ATGCCTCTCGCCAGTTATCAGACCTCCGTGCCGGTCGTTGTGGACGACGCCAAGTGTATCGCGGACAAGGGATGCACGGTCTGCGTCGATGTTTGTCCGCTCGACGTGCTTCGCATCAGCGACATGACCGGAAAGGCCTACATGGCGTATGACGAGTGCTGGTACTGCATGCCGTGCGAAGCCGACTGCCCGACCGGTGCCGTTACTGTCAACATTCCGTACCTTCTGAGGTAA
- a CDS encoding fumarate reductase/succinate dehydrogenase flavoprotein subunit, translating to MAMDEIVDGHSEVSCDVLVIGGGTAGPMAALKAKLKNPKANVVLLEKANVKRSGAISMGMDGLNNAVIPGYATPEQYTKEITIANDGIVDQKAVYKYAQNCYKIIEELDSFGIRFLKNENGDYAVKKVHHIGTYVLPMPNGETVKKALYRQLRRARILISNRYMATRLLTSHDGRVAGAISVNTRTAEILVIKAKAVILCMGAAGRLGLPTSGYMFGTYENAANSGDGYAMAYHAGAALANLECFQINPLIKDYNGPACAYVAGPFGAFTANNEGSRFIECDYWSGQMMLEFYNELLSGKGPVFLQLSHLHEKTIEEIESTLHKVERPTRGLFQKGRGTDYRTESIEMHISEIGFCSGHSASGVFVDDFARTTVPGLYAAGDMASVPHNYMLGAFTNGSVAGIDAMEFADNHDFAAFDAADVAKERDRVMAPTRREDGIPPNQIEYKARRLVNDYLQPPKVTRKFQLGQRRLAEVREDMEQRMIARNSHELLRALEAQSILDCADMAAHASLYREESRWGLYHLRTDFPEKDNANWFCHTLLSKRNGRMTSEKRDVEPYVVPIADEEKGLYDKQRIRASA from the coding sequence ATGGCAATGGATGAGATCGTCGACGGGCATTCGGAAGTTTCCTGCGATGTGCTCGTTATCGGCGGCGGTACGGCCGGACCGATGGCGGCGCTCAAGGCGAAACTGAAGAACCCCAAGGCGAATGTCGTTCTACTCGAAAAGGCGAACGTCAAGCGGTCGGGCGCGATCTCGATGGGGATGGACGGGTTGAACAACGCCGTCATTCCCGGCTACGCGACGCCGGAGCAATACACCAAGGAAATAACCATCGCGAATGACGGCATTGTCGATCAGAAGGCCGTCTACAAATACGCGCAGAATTGCTACAAGATCATCGAGGAGCTCGACAGTTTCGGCATCCGCTTTCTGAAGAACGAGAACGGCGATTACGCCGTCAAGAAGGTGCACCATATCGGCACCTATGTCCTGCCGATGCCGAACGGTGAGACGGTCAAGAAGGCCCTTTACCGCCAGCTCCGGCGGGCGCGGATCTTGATCTCGAACCGCTACATGGCGACCCGTCTGCTGACGTCGCACGACGGACGCGTCGCGGGCGCCATCAGCGTCAATACGCGCACCGCCGAGATCCTGGTGATCAAGGCCAAGGCTGTCATCCTCTGCATGGGCGCCGCCGGTCGCCTTGGCCTTCCCACGTCGGGCTATATGTTCGGTACCTATGAAAACGCCGCCAATTCAGGCGATGGCTATGCGATGGCCTATCATGCCGGCGCTGCGCTCGCGAACCTCGAATGTTTCCAGATCAATCCGCTGATCAAGGATTACAACGGACCGGCCTGCGCCTACGTCGCCGGTCCCTTCGGCGCGTTCACGGCCAACAACGAAGGATCGCGCTTCATCGAATGCGATTACTGGTCGGGCCAGATGATGCTCGAGTTCTACAACGAATTGCTGTCGGGCAAGGGACCGGTATTTCTTCAGCTCTCGCATCTTCACGAGAAGACCATCGAGGAGATCGAGTCCACGCTGCACAAGGTAGAGCGACCGACGCGCGGGCTGTTCCAGAAGGGACGGGGTACCGACTATCGGACCGAATCGATCGAGATGCACATCTCCGAGATCGGTTTCTGTTCGGGACACAGCGCATCCGGTGTGTTCGTTGATGATTTTGCGCGCACGACCGTGCCAGGTCTTTACGCCGCCGGCGATATGGCCAGCGTGCCTCACAACTACATGCTTGGCGCTTTTACCAACGGTTCGGTTGCGGGCATCGACGCGATGGAGTTCGCGGACAATCACGACTTCGCAGCGTTCGATGCGGCCGACGTGGCCAAAGAGCGCGACCGGGTGATGGCCCCGACAAGGCGGGAAGACGGCATCCCGCCGAACCAGATCGAGTACAAGGCCCGCCGCCTGGTCAACGATTACCTGCAGCCGCCGAAGGTCACGCGCAAGTTCCAGCTCGGCCAGCGTCGGCTGGCGGAGGTTCGCGAGGATATGGAGCAGCGAATGATCGCGCGCAACTCGCACGAACTGCTTCGCGCGCTTGAGGCCCAGTCGATACTCGATTGCGCCGACATGGCAGCTCACGCCTCGCTCTACCGCGAGGAAAGCCGCTGGGGCCTCTATCACCTCCGCACCGATTTTCCGGAGAAGGACAACGCGAACTGGTTTTGCCACACGCTTCTCAGCAAGAGGAACGGCAGGATGACCAGTGAGAAGCGGGATGTAGAGCCTTACGTCGTCCCGATCGCCGACGAAGAGAAAGGTCTGTACGACAAGCAACGCATCCGCGCCAGCGCATAA
- a CDS encoding HEAT repeat domain-containing protein: MSGPFESYDDLEDADERLGAADPGERRVAIIALGHSGDPAAVGLLSSMVADPDAGVRQQVAMALGEFDGPQSAAALAKLLVDPEQAVASAAADSMAELKDSACADAILPLVKHAHAFVRMGALRALKELRRKDTLKPALEALRDSDAAVRVQAIGVIGFLKLEESIPALTASTGDPDAHVRRAAVSALAFSQMKPAAESITRTLGDDDWMVREMAAETLGLNVNGFVAADQLIAALTDDFWQVRLKAIRSLGKMKVDQAVRPIGKCITHEQANLRKEAAAALGEIADPAAEPFLVLVANDPDPEVRKNSRWALQQVAARRAKTSS, translated from the coding sequence ATGTCGGGCCCTTTCGAATCCTACGACGATCTCGAAGACGCCGATGAACGGCTCGGAGCTGCCGATCCTGGCGAGCGCCGCGTCGCAATCATCGCACTGGGCCATTCCGGCGATCCCGCGGCCGTCGGGCTTCTGAGCAGCATGGTCGCCGATCCGGACGCCGGGGTGCGTCAACAGGTGGCGATGGCGCTCGGAGAGTTCGACGGCCCGCAGTCGGCAGCGGCCTTGGCGAAACTGTTGGTCGATCCGGAGCAGGCGGTCGCGTCCGCTGCGGCCGATAGCATGGCTGAACTGAAGGACTCAGCATGCGCCGATGCCATACTCCCCTTGGTCAAGCACGCGCACGCCTTTGTCCGCATGGGCGCGCTCCGTGCGCTGAAGGAATTGCGGCGCAAGGACACGCTCAAGCCGGCGCTGGAAGCGCTCCGGGACAGCGATGCTGCGGTACGCGTACAGGCGATCGGCGTCATCGGCTTTTTAAAGCTTGAGGAATCCATACCCGCGCTCACCGCATCCACTGGGGATCCCGATGCCCATGTCAGGCGGGCGGCGGTCAGCGCGCTGGCGTTTTCCCAGATGAAGCCTGCAGCCGAATCGATCACGCGGACGCTTGGGGATGATGACTGGATGGTCCGCGAAATGGCGGCGGAGACGCTGGGTCTTAACGTCAATGGCTTCGTTGCGGCGGATCAATTGATCGCCGCGTTGACGGACGATTTCTGGCAGGTGCGGCTCAAGGCAATCAGAAGTCTCGGCAAGATGAAGGTAGACCAGGCGGTTCGCCCGATCGGCAAGTGCATCACGCACGAGCAGGCAAATCTGCGGAAGGAGGCGGCGGCAGCGCTGGGGGAGATTGCCGATCCAGCTGCGGAACCGTTTCTCGTTCTTGTCGCAAACGATCCGGATCCCGAGGTCAGAAAGAACTCTCGCTGGGCGCTCCAGCAGGTTGCTGCCAGGAGGGCGAAGACGAGTTCCTAG